Proteins from one Nymphalis io chromosome 23, ilAglIoxx1.1, whole genome shotgun sequence genomic window:
- the LOC126777612 gene encoding plectin isoform X3 — protein MHSIKTFWSPELKKERALRKEESAKYSLINDQLKLLNQENQKQAMLVRQLEEELRLRMRQPAPELQQQLEALYAENEHLQREIAILRDTIKELELRIETQKQTLQARDESIKKLLEMLQNKGMGKEEERQMFQQMQAMAQKQLDEFRLEIQRRDQEILAMAAKMKALEEQHQDYQRHIAVLKESLCAKEEHYSMLQTDVEELKARLDEKSRMVEKKTAAALAAAHELAEFRDHSEIKDRKINVLQRKIENLEDLLKEKDNQVDMARARLNAMQAHHCSSEGALSSLEEVIGDKEKQIQQLREQRDRAEHEKNEERELHEREIADYKMKLHALESEVEKLGARLERAQAEKDRLEAKLESSQSELGKSKAELDKAASEVGRSGADWEAAKQRLARLELENERLKHELERSQTTFGRSTLTTSQELDRVQEKADKVSAELRRTQAELRVTQADAERARSEASALQDKLEKSQGEVYRLKAKLENAQTEQDSLKEEYDRVQSSVSRLHSERDKATAELDKAREELERTQATLGKAQLQQDKLQASLDSAHSEIDKLQEKLDKSAVEVRKLQVDREKSAYDFESLQSQLDKALGQAARLQKERDTAQLDADRFRDKHEKAQALVSRVQKERDAALAEGASCRERAEAAAAAANRAARDRDSAATELDVLRERWEKAHQQHQKLTMERDDALTELEILKEKLDKALYSTQKTIEEKEIAHKEYEKMLEKYDRSQNEIYRLQNKIDILEADKDRLELELEKNVHLSTKSREDARKMQDELARLQEMYDRASLQLGRTKEQEEKAKEDMDRLSVDIEMVRERYEKGQIELRRLQAEKEKLIADSERLQFEYDRAMTQCGKAQASNEKTQEEMARVQLELEKMYDKHDKASSELRRVQAELDKVKNDASGAREEAERYAARYGKYHDTKEEHERTKLEMERLRTRLEKTNLELERARKAEEEVTRLRSELERVEGLRGKYQFEQDKWSTEINRLQSELDKTRERYETSQTEIQRLQSEKEQAETKFHELNIQLELSKSEVAKLSTAMEKQRTDLERAHIECEKFRDRCEKLKLRSEQLDKDNERLKGELQQIERMKLQAVAGDKARTEDRLEIERLRDKLEKAIQARDATEMEAGRLAKELEKSQMHLAKYQETNETTRVEYDRMTNELGRMHERLERTILEMRQIEQERDALRVEIQNTRRNVEQQQRTLDHRTQETLVKLQQELAQSVRDREKMASILEQRDKQADAIEKQIVKLEADTKQLTIERDQLVAQLEKSQDMLVNFQRELNSSETELQKQREEVRRLKEEQRKIAQDSERGAKSVIENRDREIAKLQQQVQSVSKEKDAFRQRAERAEKDAQRVGEIEKWKAVVEQEKTKAIAAEKALSECQQRLQSLEKQFQAQHHQLQQLQARGPSDVREVQKQLEAAQAESRSLAVERERCQSQLEMLVQELEKSQLDLREANKKLQAAGNQNAKAGEDTAQARKQLQEEFKKLEDARKQFEENRRMVENKRKDVEEKEKSLTELDRQLKKRKEQMDQMEASLRKAGGSAAAVTDMNRKLGETQKEADQLKQQLKTSEEESKRLAAETERLLQLVQMSQEEQAQKEKQIMDLQQSVRNLQAKLKSQQQAQAQREEEITRARQSEIAAISDLTNTLKERDKLKTKLEECRMRVIDLEIELNESSLILSEILKISDSQELNSIKKSKSFFELQKSGKVVDRLDKGTLSRSYNDLMNINRDDNIQTNIYKLTRKIANLTKEIEVKNAKIIEQQRCISILEDALRENNNITEFEQLLAVVRSKDERINELEQILNKRPGAMCTVYNDKRILELEDALKESFLIAAEREKVFYEEEQKRIETLQKMKKMEQRVLSLQNASIMNCETCSTVLRRLKRLEETYQRCRAKRQAILRHLSYVIQDLLEGAISEKDSQIAELEVKGVLHENETKACDVLKDEKEKLLNRLKIENERIVEFERESSEPEQDEGTQPVLTLADDLIAACEDNGEDIPATIL, from the exons aaaCAAGCAATGCTTGTAAGGCAATTAGAAGAAGAACTCCGCCTTCGTATGCGCCAGCCCGCTCCTGAACTACAACAACAATTAGAGGCGCTTTACGCTGAAAACGAACACCTTCAGAGAGAGATAGCAATATTAAGAGATACTATTAAG GAATTGGAATTGCGGATTGAGACTCAGAAGCAAACATTACAAGCGCGAGATGAAAGTATCAAGAAATTATTGGAAATGTTGCAAAACAAAGGAATGG GTAAAGAAGAGGAAAGACAAATGTTCCAGCAAATGCAAGCAATGGCACAAAAGCAG TTGGATGAGTTTCGTCTGGAGATACAAAGGCGGGACCAGGAGATCCTGGCCATGGCGGCAAAGATGAAAGCATTGGAGGAGCAGCATCAAGACTACCAGCGTCATATAGCCGTCCTTAAAGAATCGCTTTGCGCTAAAGAAGAGCATTACAGCATGTTGCAAACTGAC GTGGAAGAACTTAAAGCTCGTTTAGACGAAAAGAGTAGAATGGTAGAGAAGAAAACAGCAGCAGCCCTTGCAGCTGCTCATGAACTCGCAGAATTTAGAGATCACTCTGAGATCAAAGATAGAAAGATAAACGTGCTGCAACGAAAG ATTGAGAATCTTGAAGATCTTCTGAAAGAAAAAGATAATCAAGTAGACATGGCCAGAGCTAGACTCAATGCCATGCAAGCCCACCATTGCTCCTCCGAAGGCGCCCTTTCCTCCCTTGAAGAAGTCATTGGCGATAAAGAAAAGCAAATTCAACAACTTAGAGAACAGAGAGATAGAGCCGAACACGAGAAAAATGAAGAGAGAGAACTACATGAAAGAGAAATAGCTGATTACAAAATGAAACTTCACGCTCTCGAAAGTGAAGTGGAAAAACTAGGAGCTCGATTGGAAAGAGCTCAAGCAGAAAAAGACAGGCTTGAAGCTAAATTAGAAAGCTCTCAATCTGAGCTCGGAAAGTCAAAGGCTGAGTTAGACAAAGCTGCAAGTGAAGTTGGTCGATCTGGCGCTGATTGGGAAGCAGCGAAACAGCGCTTAGCTAGACTCGAACTTGAGAATGAACGCTTGAAGCATGAGTTAGAGCGATCCCAAACAACTTTCGGTAGAAGTACATTGACAACATCTCAGGAATTAGATCGAGTCCAAGAGAAAGCAGATAAAGTGTCGGCAGAATTGAGAAGGACTCAAGCAGAGCTAAGAGTCACACAAGCAGATGCAGAAAGAGCTAGATCCGAAGCTAGTGCGCTTCAAGATAAACTTGAAAAGTCACAGGGTGAAGTCTACCGCCTTAAAGCGAAACTTGAAAATGCACAAACCGAACAAGACAGTCTGAAGGAAGAATATGATCG TGTCCAATCATCTGTCAGTCGTCTCCATTCCGAACGTGACAAGGCAACAGCAGAACTAGACAAGGCAAGAGAAGAACTAGAAAGAACTCAAGCTACTCTCGGCAAAGCGCAATTACAACAAGACAAGCTACAGGCGTCTCTTGATTCCGCACACTCAGAGATTGATAAACTTCAAGAAAAGTTGGACAAATCTGCTGTTGAAGTGAGAAAG TTGCAAGTGGATCGCGAAAAATCAGCATACGACTTCGAGTCCCTTCAGTCTCAACTCGACAAAGCCCTTGGTCAAGCCGCTAGACTGCAAAAAGAGAGAGACACTGCTCAACTAGATGCTGATCGGTTTAGAGACAAGCATGAGAAAGCACAG GCTCTCGTAAGTCGTGTTCAGAAAGAAAGAGATGCAGCACTAGCTGAAGGTGCAAGTTGCCGCGAGCGTGCCGAGGCTGCGGCTGCAGCAGCTAATAGAGCAGCTAGAGATAGGGACAGTGCTGCAACTGAATTAGATGTACTCAGAGAAAGATGGGAAAAGGCACATCAACAACACCAGAAATTAACG ATGGAAAGAGACGATGCCCTGACAGAATTAGAAATACTGAAGGAGAAACTTGATAAGGCCCTATACTCTACACAAAAGACCATTGAAGAGAAAGAAATTGCGCACAAAGAATACGAAAAAATGCTTGAAAAGTATGATAG atcCCAGAATGAAATCTACCGTCTTCAAAACAAGATAGACATCCTTGAAGCCGACAAAGATCGCCTTGAGTTGGAATTGGAGAAAAATGTTCATTTATCAACCAAATCTAGGGAGGACGCAAGGAAGATGCAAGACGAACTTGCTAGATTACAGGAAATGTATGACAGGGCTTCATTACAACTTGGAAGAACTAAAGAACAAGAAGAGAAAGCTAAAGAAGATATGGACAGACTAAGTGTTGATATTGAAATGGTACGAGAACGTTACGAAAAGGGCCAAATAGAGCTACGAAGATTACAAGCTGAAAAAGAAAAACTGATAGCTGATAGCGAACGTTTGCAATTCGAATATGACCGAGCAATGACTCAGTGTGGCAAAGCTCAAGCGTCGAATGAAAAAACTCAAGAGGAAATGGCAAGAGTACAATTAGAGCTTGAAAAAATGTACGACAAACATGACAAAGCATCTTCAGAATTAAGAAGAGTTCAGGCAGAATTAGATAAAGTTAAAAACGATGCAAGTGGAGCAAGGGAGGAAGCCGAAAGATATGCAGCACGATATGGAAAATATCATGATACTAAAGAAGAACATGAAAGAACTAAGCTGGAGATGGAACGTCTACGCACACGACTAGAGAAGACAAATCTAGAATTGGAGCGAGCGCGGAAGGCTGAGGAAGAAGTAACCCGTCTACGCTCGGAGCTCGAACGCGTCGAAGGCCTCCGAGGTAAATACCAATTCGAACAGGATAAATGGAGTACAGAAATAAATAGACTTCAGTCTGAGCTTGACAAAACACGTGAACGCTACGAGACGTCACAGACTGAAATTCAACGACTGCAAAGTGAAAAGGAACAAGCTGAAACTAAATTCCATGAGTTAAATATACAGCTTGAACTTTCTAAAAGTGAGGTAGCTAAGTTAAGTACAGCGATGGAAAAACAACGTACTGACCTTGAACGGGCTCATATTGAGTGTGAGAAATTTAGAGATCGGTGTGAGAAATTAAAATTGCGTTCAGAACAGTTGGATAAAGATAATGAAAGACTCAAAGGTGAGTTGCAACAGATCGAAAGGATGAAATTACAAGCTGTCGCTGGCGACAAAGCAAGAACTGAAGACCGGCTAGAAATCGAACGTCTTCGTGACAAGTTGGAAAAGGCTATTCAAGCTAGAGATGCTACAGAAATGGAAGCAGGTCGCTTAGCTAAGGAACTTGAAAAATCACAGATGCATTTAGCTAAATATCAAGAGACCAATGAAACAACTCGCGTAGAATATGACAGAATGACTAATGAGTTAGGTAGAATGCACGAGCGTTTGGAGCGCACAATTCTTGAAATGCGTCAAATCGAACAAGAAAGAGATGCACTTAGAGTTGAGATACAAAATACTAGACGTAATGTTGAACAGCAACAGAGAACTCTAGATCATAGAACGCAAGAAACTTTAGTGAAATTGCAACAAGAATTAGCGCAATCGGTAAGAGACCGAGAAAAAATGGCATCCATTTTAGAACAAAGGGATAAACAAGCAGATGCAATTGAAAAACAAATAGTTAAACTAGAGGCAGACACAAAGCAATTGACTATCGAACGTGATCAGTTAGTAGCACAGTTAGAGAAATCTCAGGACATGTTAGTAAATTTCCAGAGAGAGCTAAATTCATCGGAAACAGAGCTTCAGAAGCAGCGTGAAGAAGTACGAAGATTAAAAGAGGAACAAAGAAAAATAGCGCAAGACTCAGAACGAGGCGCAAAATCTGTCATTGAAAACAGAGATAGAGAGATTGCGAAGCTTCAACAACAAGTTCAGTCTGTTTCCAAAGAAAAAGACGCTTTCAGGCAAAGAGCAGAAAGAGCAGAAAAAGATGCACAGAGAGTTGGTGAAATTGAGAAATGGAAGGCTGTTGTCGAACAAGAAAAAACTAAAGCCATTGCAGCAGAAAAAGCGTTGTCAGAATGTCAACAGCGCTTACAATCTTTGGAGAAACAATTCCAGGCGCAACATCATCAATTGCAGCAGCTTCAAGCTCGAGGACCGTCCGACGTGCGTGAAGTTCAAAAGCAACTTGAAGCAGCTCAAGCAGAGTCGCGGTCCCTTGCCGTGGAGAGGGAGCGTTGCCAGTCGCAGCTCGAGATGCTCGTTCAGGAATTGGAAAAGAGCCAG CTCGATCTCCGAGAAGCGAACAAGAAACTCCAAGCAGCTGGCAATCAGAACGCCAAAGCTGGGGAAGATACCGCTCAAGCTAGAAAACAACTGCAAGAAGAATTTAAGAAGTTAGAAGACGCGAGAAAACAATTTGAAGAGAATAGAAGAATGGTTGAAAATAAACGAAAAGACGTGGAGGAGAAGGAGAAATCACTGACGGAATTAGATCGACAGTTAAAGAAACGGAAAGAGCAAATGGACCAAATGGAAGCATCTTTGAGGAAG GCTGGCGGCAGCGCGGCAGCAGTTACAGATATGAATCGCAAACTAGGTGAGACACAGAAGGAAGCTGATCAACTGAAGCAGCAGCTGAAGACCAGCGAGGAAGAGTCGAAGCGACTTGCAGCGGAGACGGAGCGGCTGCTGCAGCTGGTGCAGATGTCGCAGGAGGAACAGGCTCAGAAGGAGAAGCAGATAATGGATTTGCAACA ATCTGTGCGAAACCTTCAAGCCAAACTGAAAAGTCAGCAACAAGCACAAGCACAAAGAGAAGAg GAAATAACGCGAGCGAGACAGAGCGAAATCGCAGCTATCAGTGACTTAACAAACACATTGAAAGAAAGAGATAAGCTTAAAACTAAGCTGGAAGAATGTAGGATGAGAGTTATAGATTTAGAAATAGAACTTAATGAATCTTCGCTTATACTATccgaaatacttaaaatatcagACAGCCAAGAGCTTAATAGCATAAAGAAAAGCAAAAGTTTTTTCGAATTACAAAAAAGCGGTAAGGTAGTGGATAGGCTAGACAAGGGTACGCTAAGCAGGAGCTACAACGACTTGATGAATATAAATAGAGACGATAATATTcaaacgaatatatataaactgacgAGAAAGATAGCCAACCTGACGAAAGAAATCGAAGTAAAAAATGCGAAAATTATTGAACAACAAAGATGTATATCAATTTTAGAAGATGCATtgagagaaaataataatataacggaATTCGAACAACTATTGGCCGTAGTCAGAAGCAAAGACGAGAGAATAAATGAGTTAGAACAGATACTAAACAAACGACCAGGTGCAATGTGTACCGTGTATAACGACAAACGGATATTGGAATTAGAAGACGCTCTTAAAGAATCATTTTTGATAGCAGCGGAGAGAGAAAAGGTTTTCTATGAAGAAGAACAGAAGAGAATCGAAACATTGCAGAAG ATGAAGAAGATGGAGCAACGAGTCCTATCGTTACAGAATGCTTCGATAATGAATTGTGAAACGTGTTCGACGGTGCTGAGGAGGCTGAAGCGACTTGAAGAAACTTATCAACGTTGCCGAGCGAAGAGGCAAGCAATATTGCGGCATTTATCCTATGTTAT acAAGACTTATTGGAGGGAGCAATCAGTGAAAAGGACTCTCAAATAGCCGAGCTTGAAGTGAAAGGTGTCCTTCATGAAAATGAGACAAAAGCATGCGATGTACTTAAGGACGAAAAAGAAAAACTGCTCAATAGACTTAAGATTgag AATGAACGAATAGTGGAGTTTGAAAGAGAATCGAGCGAGCCAGAACAAGATGAAGGTACTCAACCAGTGTTGACGCTCGCTGACGACCTCATAGCCGCCTGCGAAGATAAT GGAGAGGACATACCAGCAACTATACTGTGA